Proteins co-encoded in one Apteryx mantelli isolate bAptMan1 chromosome 4, bAptMan1.hap1, whole genome shotgun sequence genomic window:
- the ERH gene encoding enhancer of rudimentary homolog: MSHTILLVQPTKRPEGRTYADYESVNECMEGVCKMYEEHLKRMNPNSPSITYDISQLFDFIDDLADLSCLVYRADTQTYQPYNKDWIKEKIYVLLRRQAQQASK; encoded by the exons ATG TCTCACACAATTCTTCTTGTTCAGCCCACCAagaggccagaaggcagaacatACGCTGATTATGAATCAGTGAATGAATGCATGGAAG gaGTCTGTAAAATGTATGAAGAGCATCTGAAGAGAATGAATCCCAACAGTCCATCCATTACATATGATATCAGCCAGTTGTTTGACTTTATTGATGACTTGGCAGACCTCAGCTGTCTGGT TTACCGTGCTGACACTCAGACATACCAACCGTACAATAAAGACTGGATAAAGGAGAAGATCTACGTCCTCCTCCGCAGGCAGGCCCAGCAAGCAAGCAAATAA